The following is a genomic window from Corynebacterium incognita.
TCCGGAGCGCGAGACCGACAAGCCGTTCCTGATGCCGATCGAGGACATCTTCACCATTACCGGCCGTGGCACCGTTGTTACCGGTCGTGTAGAGCGCGGTACCCTCAACGTTAACGAGGACATCGAAATCATTGGTATCAAGGAGAAGTCCCTCTCCACCACCGTTACCGGTATCGAGATGTTCCGCAAGATGATGGACTACACTGAGGCTGGCGACAACTGTGGTCTGCTTCTTCGTGGTACCAAGCGTGAAGAGGTTGAGCGTGGCCAGGTGTGCATCAAGCCAGGCGCTTACACCCCGCACACCAAGTTCGAGGGCTCCGTCTACGTCCTGAAGAAGGAAGAGGGCGGCCGCCACACCCCGTTCATGGACAACTACCGTCCGCAGTTCTACTTCCGCACCACCGACGTTACCGGTGTTGTGAAGCTTCCGGACGGCGTCGAGATGGTTATGCCTGGCGACAACGTTGAGATGTCCGTTGAGCTCATCCAGCCGGTCGCTATGGACGAGGGCCTGCGCTTCGCTATCCGCGAGGGCTCCCGCACCGTCGGCGCTGGCCGCGTTACCAAGATCGTTGAGTAATTCAACTTTCTGTTAGTGAGTTAAGCGAGAGCGAAATTCACTAGGGCCGAGGGTCGTTCCTGCTTCGCGCAGGGACGGCCCTTTCGCTATTGTTAGACAAGTTATGCATGAACCCGCCGCCAATGACCCGACACGTATCCCGAGGCTTCTCGACGCCCTGCGCTCGGTGTGGGAGGGGCAGCCGGACCTCACCTTCGGCAACCTCATGGGCATGGTGGGCAATCATGGTGTGTCGTGGGGGACGACCGATGGGGAGGTCGAAGATATCCTCTTCGCCATCCGCGCTGTGCGCCCGGATTCCGTGCCGCTGTTGGAGGGGCGCGCTGAAGGTTTGTGGCGTATCGCGGTAGGGCAGCGGCGCATTGTCCTTGCGGCGGACTACGTCGTCGTGCAGGGCGCCGACGCCCGTGATCAGCCGGTCGTGTGGCCTTATTCTCGGCTGCGCCCCATCGGGCCGGCGCGGCCGCTGGTGATCGTGGACTCCGAGGGCTTCGAGCACCGTCTCGGCGTTGCAGATAGCGTCGTCGCTCTTGACGCCTCTTCGGCCCCGCGGTGGGATGGACTGCGCCACTCGCGCTCTGTGCCCGGCGACCACGTCCTAGTCGTCGCGCTAGAAGATGACACCACCGTGGTCGTTGGCCGCACATTGCGTCGTTATGAGCGCGGCCGCCGCGAACTTCACAGCAGCGAGGATAAGTGGGAACTCCTCACCAACGTCGACGTCGGTAAGCCCTTTCGCGCACAGTTAAGCAGTGGCGCCGAGATTGAGTTGGCACCCGTGCGCGCCATGTGGCTCGCGGACGCCCCGGAGGCAGAGGTGAAGCTACCGAATTAGAGCTTCTTCACCGGTGAGCATTCCACCTTGTACAGCGTCTCGAGGCGCACGCCATCGAGTGCGGCACGGAGATCGCGCTCGGTCTCTTCAAGCAGGCGGAGCACAACATTAAAACCATAAGCCGGATTGGCTTCCACCCGGAAGGTCCACAGGTCGGTGCCCCGCTCAGTGGCGATGCGGGAGGTGACCTTATCCACCGCCGGGTGTTCGGTGAGGGATTCCCCGATAGCGGATGCCAACGCCGGGAGGTTGATAGAGACCTTGCCCCGGCTATCCGACGCCGCGAGTTCCACTTTGCCGATCTTGCGTTGCCGCAGGTTAGCGGAAATCATTAGCACGCCGGCAACAAACAGCGCCAAAGCTCCTGCCACCGCCGCGTACTTGTACCAACCGGCGGTGGTGAGTGTCGCCCACCAGTTGCGGTCGATACGCTCAGCCAACCACAGCGCAGGGCGGACGTGCCACAGGGTCAATAACGGCCACGCCCCGAGCGCGATGAGCAGTATGCCCAACAGCCCGCACAACAGGCGGTTAAACGCCGAGAGTTTCTTGGTCATCGTCAGGCCTCCTCTCCGCTGTACACTTCGCCCATTTCCTCGGTGGCGGCTTCCACGGTCACCGATACCTTCGGCGGGGAGGGCAGCACGCTGAGCGCGGTGGTGATTGCGGAGTGGACACGCGCCTGCAGCCCAGCGTCCTCGGAGTCACCGTTGACAACGACGTGTGCGTGCTTGGAGGTCACTGTCGCTCGAGCCGCTGCGACACCAGGGGTGCGCTGGGCGGTGGCGGAACATACGCGGGCGATGTCCACGGGGCGCGTCCAGGCAGAGATAGTGCTAGAGGTCAGTGCGCGGTGGGTGCGTCGCCGCGGCTTCAGCGCGGCAAAGACCCCGACGCCCCCCACAGCGATGGAGATGATCGCCAAGGGGATGCCCCAGGCGGGTAGTTCTGTGCTCGCCATGGCATCTGCGAGTGGCTGGATCCAGGAACCCCAGGGGGAGTCGGTCCAAGCGATCCAAGCCTCGCGGGCCAACACGATGGAAAACGCCAGGGCGAGTATGCCTAGGAGGATTACCAGAATGCGCACTGACGCCAGGGCACGTGGGGCGGGAGCACTCACGAGGCGTCACCTCCTGGGGCGAAAAGTCGCGTGACAGTGATTGGGCGTAGCGGCTGTGGAGGTAGCGTTGTAATCTCCTTCAACGCAGCGGCAGGCCGTACCGTCACCGGACGCAGCGGCCCTGGCTGCGGTACAGCGGGGCGAGCGAGGGCGTGCTGCTGGCGTACCTGCGGAGACCAAGCATTGAGCT
Proteins encoded in this region:
- a CDS encoding DUF6286 domain-containing protein codes for the protein MSAPAPRALASVRILVILLGILALAFSIVLAREAWIAWTDSPWGSWIQPLADAMASTELPAWGIPLAIISIAVGGVGVFAALKPRRRTHRALTSSTISAWTRPVDIARVCSATAQRTPGVAAARATVTSKHAHVVVNGDSEDAGLQARVHSAITTALSVLPSPPKVSVTVEAATEEMGEVYSGEEA